A window of uncultured Draconibacterium sp. contains these coding sequences:
- a CDS encoding TonB-dependent receptor, producing MRKPILFLFLCLLVTSVFAQESVTVSGNVTDNTGYGLPGVSILEKGTTNGTVTDVNGNYSLKTTTQSTLVFSFIGFVSQEIPVNGQTSINVQLAEDVVGLEEVVVVGYGELKVKDLTSSITTIKSEELVKTPAGQAMQGLQGKVAGVQIVNSGAPGSEPTVRIRGVGSFPSSSNSSPLYVVDGMYFDNIDFLNPSDIATLSVLKDASASAIYGVRAANGVVLITTKKGSLNSKTSITYEGYYGVQVPQNVMQMANAEQFVNYINQTGSAADISFIENAMQRYGRSYINPNVPNVNTDWYAEIMKSHAIQQNHSLSILGGNDKTSYSMGVSYFDQDGLLEAKNSYERMNIRSSIDHQANSWLKAGVNFNVSNGTKYIASDAAWFSAYHAVPILPVYDDENYNDLVAAGVDYPSNYSSAQLLDYRGSQNPFLNLAFNETRQDIRKILSGVYAEVELVPAKLKFKTNYNVSMMFLKDRSVGMPYYITNSTTRSLSSISSSRTTIVNQFFDNTITYNDSFGDHNLSAMVGTSYRDEWYDYLVGSAEDIPLNENAWYIGQTQSETSKEVNDNAERLYGLSYFGRLSYNYQNKYIAYVTLRREGTQKYQEKWGTFPAFGLGWVVSEESFMDGVGFINYLKFRGGWGKLGNDKIARQDGANTTNPVYLAVDDTQVNGTTTTSTFGYLGWETVTGTNVGLNAELFNNRLSIEADYFIRDTEDAAIPVSLKLQSGSVLRNVGTIRNSGLELAASWRGEITKDFTYTIGGNISTLKNEVRDLYGQTYINGGSAEFRQRSQVGEPLLSFYGYEVAGVYQNEAEVNADPIAVANGLVPGDLKYKDQDGNDVIDDDDKVFLGSYIPTFNYGGFLGLNYKNFEFSMNIMGQTGNKILNRKRGEIIWTNDTNIDAELAAGLWNGEGTSNKYPSASGLRRGWNQNFSDYLLEDGNFFRIQNIQLAYNIKGTQLFGKDMPDAKIYLTAEKPLTVFKYNGFNPEVPNGIDRQFYPVPAVYTVGVNLKF from the coding sequence ATGAGAAAACCAATTTTGTTCTTATTTCTCTGTTTATTGGTTACAAGTGTTTTTGCACAGGAATCAGTTACTGTTTCGGGTAACGTAACCGATAATACAGGATATGGATTACCAGGTGTATCGATTCTCGAAAAAGGTACAACCAACGGTACAGTTACCGATGTAAATGGTAATTATTCACTTAAAACAACAACTCAATCAACTCTGGTTTTTAGTTTTATTGGCTTTGTTTCGCAGGAGATTCCTGTAAATGGGCAAACAAGCATAAATGTTCAGCTGGCCGAAGATGTGGTTGGGCTGGAAGAAGTTGTGGTGGTTGGTTATGGTGAGTTAAAAGTAAAAGACCTGACTTCATCAATCACAACCATTAAATCGGAGGAACTTGTAAAAACTCCTGCCGGACAAGCCATGCAGGGTTTGCAGGGTAAAGTTGCCGGTGTACAAATTGTTAATTCCGGAGCTCCCGGAAGCGAGCCAACTGTACGAATAAGGGGAGTTGGATCGTTCCCAAGCAGCAGTAATTCTTCGCCTTTGTATGTTGTTGATGGAATGTATTTCGACAACATCGACTTTCTGAATCCATCGGATATTGCAACATTATCCGTTTTAAAAGATGCTTCGGCTTCTGCAATTTATGGTGTTCGGGCTGCAAACGGTGTGGTTTTAATTACTACCAAAAAAGGTTCGTTAAACTCAAAAACCTCTATTACTTACGAAGGTTATTATGGTGTTCAGGTTCCGCAAAACGTAATGCAGATGGCCAATGCCGAGCAGTTTGTGAATTACATCAATCAAACCGGTTCTGCAGCCGATATTAGTTTTATCGAAAACGCCATGCAGCGCTACGGAAGAAGTTACATAAATCCAAATGTACCGAATGTAAATACCGATTGGTATGCCGAGATTATGAAATCGCATGCCATTCAGCAGAATCATTCCTTGTCAATTTTGGGTGGAAACGACAAAACTTCGTACTCGATGGGAGTAAGTTATTTCGATCAGGACGGACTTTTGGAAGCGAAGAATTCGTACGAAAGGATGAATATTCGTTCTTCCATCGATCACCAGGCAAATAGCTGGTTAAAAGCGGGAGTAAATTTCAATGTAAGTAATGGCACAAAATACATTGCCAGCGATGCTGCCTGGTTTAGTGCTTATCACGCTGTGCCGATTTTACCGGTTTACGACGATGAAAACTACAACGATCTTGTGGCAGCCGGTGTTGATTATCCGAGCAACTACTCAAGCGCTCAGCTTTTGGACTACCGCGGATCACAAAACCCATTTCTGAACTTGGCATTTAACGAAACCCGTCAGGACATCAGAAAAATACTTTCGGGTGTTTACGCCGAAGTGGAATTGGTTCCTGCCAAGTTGAAGTTTAAAACCAACTACAATGTTTCGATGATGTTTTTGAAAGACAGAAGTGTTGGAATGCCTTATTATATTACAAACTCTACAACCAGAAGTTTGTCAAGCATTTCATCGTCGAGAACTACCATTGTTAACCAGTTTTTCGACAACACAATAACCTACAACGATAGTTTCGGCGACCACAATTTGAGTGCAATGGTTGGAACATCATACCGCGACGAGTGGTACGATTATTTGGTTGGATCGGCTGAAGATATTCCATTAAATGAAAATGCATGGTACATTGGCCAAACTCAGTCGGAAACTTCGAAAGAAGTAAACGACAATGCTGAACGTCTTTATGGCCTTTCTTATTTCGGACGGCTTTCTTACAACTATCAAAACAAGTACATCGCCTATGTTACATTGCGTAGAGAAGGTACTCAAAAATACCAGGAAAAATGGGGAACTTTCCCTGCATTTGGTTTGGGTTGGGTAGTTTCGGAAGAAAGTTTTATGGACGGCGTTGGTTTTATTAATTACCTGAAATTCCGCGGAGGTTGGGGTAAACTGGGTAACGATAAAATTGCCCGTCAGGATGGAGCAAACACTACCAATCCGGTTTATTTAGCCGTAGATGATACACAGGTGAACGGAACCACAACCACCAGTACTTTTGGTTATTTGGGTTGGGAAACTGTTACCGGAACCAACGTTGGTTTAAACGCCGAACTGTTTAACAACCGTTTAAGTATTGAGGCCGATTATTTCATTCGCGACACAGAAGATGCAGCCATTCCGGTAAGTCTTAAACTGCAGTCAGGAAGTGTTTTGCGTAATGTTGGTACCATCAGAAACTCAGGCCTCGAACTGGCAGCAAGCTGGAGAGGTGAAATCACCAAAGACTTTACTTATACCATTGGTGGAAATATTTCGACTTTAAAAAATGAGGTGCGCGACCTTTATGGGCAAACCTATATTAATGGAGGAAGTGCCGAGTTCCGTCAGCGATCGCAAGTGGGCGAACCATTGCTTTCGTTTTATGGTTACGAAGTAGCCGGAGTTTATCAAAACGAAGCTGAAGTAAATGCCGATCCAATCGCAGTTGCAAACGGTTTGGTTCCGGGCGATTTAAAATACAAAGACCAGGACGGAAACGACGTAATTGACGACGACGATAAAGTATTCCTGGGGTCGTACATTCCTACATTCAATTATGGTGGCTTTTTAGGCTTGAACTATAAAAACTTCGAATTTTCGATGAACATTATGGGGCAAACAGGAAATAAAATCCTCAACCGTAAAAGAGGTGAAATTATCTGGACAAACGATACAAACATCGATGCAGAACTTGCTGCAGGTTTGTGGAATGGGGAAGGAACTTCGAATAAATATCCGTCAGCATCGGGTTTGCGACGCGGCTGGAACCAGAATTTCAGTGATTATCTTCTTGAGGACGGTAATTTCTTCCGCATTCAGAATATTCAGTTGGCATACAACATTAAGGGTACACAATTATTTGGAAAAGACATGCCGGATGCCAAGATCTATTTAACTGCTGAAAAACCATTAACGGTATTCAAATACAACGGATTTAATCCGGAAGTACCCAACGGAATCGATCGTCAGTTCTATCCGGTACCTGCCGTTTATACAGTGGGCGTAAACCTTAAATTCTAA